The genomic window CTTCACTTCCCAGGAGCCCTTGGTCTTGAGGCTCTAGCCAGGGGCTGCTGGGATACCTGGTccagacccctgccctccccagggacCTCCTTACCTGGCAATGGAGCTCTTGGGGGAAGCTGTGCGGGCCAGGACTGGGCGGGTGGTGGGTGCAGGAGGGGGGGCCCCAGCTGGGGTTGCCCCAGGCCCTGGTGTGGTGGGGGCAGCAGTGCAGGAGCCCCTGGTGGCTGGAGATGGTGGAGGgaggcttggggtgggggcacaCCAGTCTGGGGCTGGGAGATCAAAGAAAGTGGCTCAGAAGACCCCAGCAGagagccccccgccccaccaagCAGCCTCTAGCACAGAAGTTGCCCAGAGAACATCTCAGCCAGTGGCTGGGGGTCAGGGGTGGTCTTTCTTCAAAGGAATCTTAAAAGAAGCCCATGTAAGACACACAGAAGAGCCGGCCTGCCCGGGGCCTGTTCACACCCTCTGATCATAGCCAACCTCCTTCCTCCCAAACAAAAGGACCAGAAACATCAGGGACCGGGGCCCAGGCCCTGTGGCTCCcatccgccccccacccctaaATCTCACCGGCGGTGGGTTGAGGAGAAGACTCCGCAGTTGGGGGTTGGCCCCAGGGTTCTGAGGCCGAAGGATGGGTCCAGGagggggggggccgggggctgcTCCAGGAGGGCCttggggggcgcccgggggggccTGGGCGGcaccctggggctggggctgtccCGAGGCCGCAGAGGCCCCCACGGTGCCCTGAGGCTGGGGCTGTGGTGGGCGGAGCTGGAGCTGGTGGGAAGAGATGGGGGTGAGGGACGAGGCAGAGTCCCCACACTCCTTGGCCTCCGAGGTCAGGTCAAAATGACAGTGTCCTTTGGGGtctcccctccctggccctgaCCCCATCAGCCCTCTCCTCACCAGATTCTGTGAGGGTCTCGCCTGGTCCTCCAGAATGGGGCCCAGCCCGGGGGGTGCCTGCTGTGCCCCCATCTGTGTGGGACAGGGAGCAGGTCAGtgactgggggtgggagtggggggtcccgcatctggggtggggaggagcattGCGAGCCCTGAAGGGGAAGCTGTGAGGAGCTAGGAACGTTCTTTGGGAGTGGGCGGTCTGGGAACTAAACCGTACTTTCCCCAGTCCCCAAGAGGGGGCGGTCTCAGAGATCTGACACAGACACGGAAAATGGTACAAAGATCACAAGAAACCGTGGGGATGGAACTGAACTCGGGCGGCCATGTCTTGGAGAACAGTGGGCACTGGCAGCGGAGCCCGGGAGGGATGCCGGGGGTCTGGCCGGACGCTCAGCGGGGGCAGGCAgccgtggggggggggaggggggtgccggGGGCCGGGGTCACTCACCCCGCGCTGCTGCTCCAGCTTCTGCTGCTGGACCTGCTTGTGGTTGGTAATGACCTGCCGGATGCCGTTGACGAAGCCGCTCTGGTCGTAGGGGATGAGGCCCATGAAGATCTTCTTCTTGGACGAGTACAGGAGCATGAGCACGCGCACCTCGCAGGGCGCCGTGTGGGGGAAGTGCACGCAGCCGGCCTGGTGGAGGACGATGAAGCAGTCGCCTCCCCacaaggaggagcaggaggagggggcccCTCGCCCCACCAGGTTCTAGAAGCCCTACAGGTGCCCGGGTCCCGCCCAGACGCGGACTCACAAAGCCGTTGCCCATGATCCGGTAGAGGCCTTTCAGGGATTCCAGGTCCTTGTTGGTGAAATGGAACTGCACCATCCTTGAGTTCCGGAACAAAGGGCCCAGGGTGGTCTGGGGGAGACACGGGCCAGCCGGCACGCCGAGTGGGGAAGGGaacggcggggggcggggaagggacgAGGGCAGGGGCCGGCGGCGTTCTCACGAGCCACTCACCAGCAGCTGCTGCGGGATGAGCTGCATGATGAGCTTCTGGGGCCACTGCTCGGTCTTCCTGGGGCCGCACAGGAGAGGTGTCAGGAGGGTGGCGCACGCCCCGggccacccagcccccacccccacaggcacCTACAAGTTCTCGCCGTGATTCACGTAGACCTGGCACGGCAGCGACCGCGTCAGCTTGGTGTTGGCGTCCACCGAGGCGGGTTTGGGCTTCTGAGCGGAAAAGTGGCACGCGTCACGGCGCAAGGGGCCCCGAACCCCAGTCCCCTCAACGTCTCCTGCCCTAGGCTGGGAGCCCCAGAGCACATAGGCTCCCCTGGTGTAAGTCCCGCGAGCcctgggcccctcctccagaccaccAATCCCACAAGCTCTGGACGCCATGATCTCCTGAATCCGTCCCGACCCTGAACCTAAGACTTCTTGGTTCTTCACCTGCGACACAGTTCTCACTACCTCCCTAGTCCCAAACCCCGAGTGAAAAGTCCCAGGCTTCCCTCCTCAGGACAAGTCCTACGGCCCCATAGGGACCCCGGCCCAGTCCCATGTCCTAACGGGCCACGAAAGCCACTTGGCTCCTCGTGCTACTCACCTCCTGCCACTCAAGGACCCCGCTCCAGGCCAGGAGTTTGTTGGAGACTGACTGCTGCCCACCGAGGGCCGGGGCCCCCAGCTGGGCTGGGGAAGGGCCGCTCACCCCGCCTGGGGCCACTGTGCCCGCCTGccagaggggggagggaggacaacAGAGTAGGGTCAGAGGGTCTCTCGGGAGGCACAACCGGAGGCACAGACAGACCGGCGGGAAGAACGGAACGCAGGTTCCTTTCTCAAGGACTCGATGGTCCCTAGGACCATAAACCTCTGTAGGATTTGAGGACTGAATGCCCATGATGCCCTGACTCCGGTATCCCTTAGAATCCTCAGCCGCTCTCCCCCTCCAGGAGCCAAAGCCCCACCCACGATTCCGTCCCCACACCTTCCAGTCTCGGTCATCGGTGGCACAAGCCCCGTGAACCCGAAGACTCAGAACAAGACCCATGTGCCCTCACACCCTCCTCGGGAAGGCGAGCTGCTCGGCCTCTGCTCTGTTAGCGGCTGGAAGGAGCAGGGCGGTGGGGCAGGCGTGCGAGCACCTACCATGGACGGTGCCCCAGGTTGTGCGGGCGGGGCCAGGCCCGGGCCGGGAGCCACGGTGGAGACCAGGCTGGCCTGGGAAGCAGGGGGTGGCTTGGGGGCGCCAGGGGGCCCCGGGGGTAGTGGTGGGGCCGGTGCCTGGCTGAAGGGGGGACCCACTCCTGGAGCAGCTTGCTGGAGAGGGTTAATGGGTGAGACTGTGGGAGAGACCAAGAGAAGAGGTGGGGACCGTTGTGCAGAGAGGCCTGGCTGACCCCAGCCCACCCCGCAGCCCGGCCCCAGGACTCACAGCGTGGGCCCAGCCCAGCCTTCTGGTTCTTGGCGGCTTCCACCGCATTCTGGGCAGCCACCTGAGCTGCGCTCAGGTTCCCAGGGACCTGGGTGGGGAGAAGGTGATGAGGGCCACGCCCCCCAGTCTTGGTGCCCCATGGGGTCATGCCACCGTGCCCCCACAAGGCACAGCTACGCCAGCTACAACGCAGCAGGAGCTCACGGCTGCCATCACGCCACAGGGACATGACTCTTCGGCCCGAGAGTCCCACCCACCCTGGTGTCCCCGTGGAGACTCCCACCCACCCTGGTGTCCCCGTGGAGACTCCCATCACCCCACAAGCCCCAACATCCTGCTAGGTCTCTCCCGAGAGGCCAGAGCTCCCGCTAGGCCCCCAGGAACGTGTCCCCTTCCTGGCAACATCCATACCTGGTACTGCTGGGGGACCGGGGGCAGAGGCTGCTGGGGGGCTGCTGAGAGTGAGGCGCCTGAGGGTGGAGCTGGAGGCAGGGGCACAGGCTGCTTTGGCTGGAGGGGGCCTGGGGCTGAGCCACCCCCAACTGAGAGTGAAGGATGGACGACCAAGCCCCGTGAGAAGGGGTtcgagagaagggagagaaatctAAGTCAGAGGGAGCGTGGTGGGGGGCTGCCCCCCACCGTCCCACCGGCACCCGGGCCTCACCCGGCAGCACCAGCCCCCGCACCAGCACCATGTGCCGGGGGTCCTGGCTCACATCCGTCGGTGGCTGCAGCGGCTCCAGCATGGCCGGGGGAGCCGCCTTCTCGAACAGAAGCCTCAGGGCAGGCAGCTTCCGGGGAGACACGATGGAGAAGTGGATCCCTTGCTGCGGGAGAAGGGATGAGTGGTCggggtgggggcccgggggcCAACCCCCAGGTAACTGCACCTGCTGGGCCCTAAACCCAAATTCCCATCGGGCTCTGAGACCAGTGACCACGAGACCCGGAGGTGCTGCCCCAGGGCATTCTGGGTTATAGCTCTTCCAAAAGGGGTCAGCAGAGCTGGCCACTCTGACGCAGGAGTCCGGGCCCCGGCGCTCTCCTCCCTCAGCTCTGGGactccagcctctgcccctccgTCAGACTCAAGGGTCCTCACCTCCCCGATCTTCTGCACGAGACTCTCCGTCGTGTACCCAGAGTACGTGGTGCTCTCGACGGCGGGCAGCAGGTAAGGGGGCGAGTTACAGATGAGGAGGCAGACGCGGTGTGTCTGGCCACTGCCAGGGATAAGGAAAGATGTGGAGCCGGGAAGAACGGGGGCCCTGAGAAGGGACAGACCCGGCACCGGCAGAGCCGCGAGTCGGGAGTAAAAGCCCCGCTTTACGGCTGAAAacacggaggcccagagaggtttctGACTCCCTCTAGGTTGCCCGGCTGGCGGGGGAAGCAGGGGACGGACCCGCGGCAGGCTGCTCTTCCCAGTGAGGACACTGAGACCGGCCACGGGCCAGGGGACGCCTCCCACGTCCCGCCTGCCACCCCCAGCGCTCAGCGCTCAGCGCTCAGGGCCCACCAGCTCCCCCAGGGTGAGGCAGTGGGTGGAGTCACGAGCCAGAGTTCCCAGCCGGGTAGAAAGGGCCACCTGGGCCCCACGTGGACCCCACATGCGGGCCACACTCACATCTGCTCCCGCATCTTCTTGAAGTCATCGAATAGCTGCAGGGCGGTGCTGAGGCCTTCGGCGATGAGGCTGCAGGTCTCGCCTCCCCCGCCCATGAACCTGCAGGAGGCCAGGCCGTCagcccc from Panthera tigris isolate Pti1 chromosome E2, P.tigris_Pti1_mat1.1, whole genome shotgun sequence includes these protein-coding regions:
- the MED25 gene encoding mediator of RNA polymerase II transcription subunit 25 isoform X5: MGGGGETCSLIAEGLSTALQLFDDFKKMREQIGQTHRVCLLICNSPPYLLPAVESTTYSGYTTESLVQKIGEQGIHFSIVSPRKLPALRLLFEKAAPPAMLEPLQPPTDVSQDPRHMVLVRGLVLPVGGGSAPGPLQPKQPVPLPPAPPSGASLSAAPQQPLPPVPQQYQVPGNLSAAQVAAQNAVEAAKNQKAGLGPRFSPINPLQQAAPGVGPPFSQAPAPPLPPGPPGAPKPPPASQASLVSTVAPGPGLAPPAQPGAPSMAGTVAPGGVSGPSPAQLGAPALGGQQSVSNKLLAWSGVLEWQEKPKPASVDANTKLTRSLPCQVYVNHGENLKTEQWPQKLIMQLIPQQLLTTLGPLFRNSRMVQFHFTNKDLESLKGLYRIMGNGFAGCVHFPHTAPCEVRVLMLLYSSKKKIFMGLIPYDQSGFVNGIRQVITNHKQVQQQKLEQQRGMGAQQAPPGLGPILEDQARPSQNLLQLRPPQPQPQGTVGASAASGQPQPQGAAQAPPGAPQGPPGAAPGPPPPGPILRPQNPGANPQLRSLLLNPPPPQTGVPPPQASLHHLQPPGAPALLPPPHQGLGQPQLGPPLLHPPPAQSWPAQLPPRAPLPVAKRKRDREGHVFREKWERAYFFVEVKSMPMCLICKKIVSVLKEYNLRRHYESKHSKSFDQYTEQTRDAILNELKKGLKRQ
- the MED25 gene encoding mediator of RNA polymerase II transcription subunit 25 isoform X2; amino-acid sequence: MVPGSEGPARAGGLVADVVFVIEGTANLGPYFEGLRKHYLLPAIEYFNGGPPAETDFGGDYGGTQYSLVVFNTVDCAPESYVQCHAPTSSAYEFVTWLDGIKFMGGGGETCSLIAEGLSTALQLFDDFKKMREQIGQTHRVCLLICNSPPYLLPAVESTTYSGYTTESLVQKIGEQGIHFSIVSPRKLPALRLLFEKAAPPAMLEPLQPPTDVSQDPRHMVLVRGLVLPVGGGSAPGPLQPKQPVPLPPAPPSGASLSAAPQQPLPPVPQQYQVPGNLSAAQVAAQNAVEAAKNQKAGLGPRFSPINPLQQAAPGVGPPFSQAPAPPLPPGPPGAPKPPPASQASLVSTVAPGPGLAPPAQPGAPSMAGTVAPGGVSGPSPAQLGAPALGGQQSVSNKLLAWSGVLEWQEKPKPASVDANTKLTRSLPCQVYVNHGENLKTEQWPQKLIMQLIPQQLLTTLGPLFRNSRMVQFHFTNKDLESLKGLYRIMGNGFAGCVHFPHTAPCEVRVLMLLYSSKKKIFMGLIPYDQSGFVNGIRQVITNHKQVQQQKLEQQRGLQLRPPQPQPQGTVGASAASGQPQPQGAAQAPPGAPQGPPGAAPGPPPPGPILRPQNPGANPQLRSLLLNPPPPQTGVPPPQASLHHLQPPGAPALLPPPHQGLGQPQLGPPLLHPPPAQSWPAQLPPRAPLPVAKRKRDREGHVFREKWERAYFFVEVKSMPMCLICKKIVSVLKEYNLRRHYESKHSKSFDQYTEQTRDAILNELKKGLKRQ
- the MED25 gene encoding mediator of RNA polymerase II transcription subunit 25 isoform X3 encodes the protein MVPGSEGPARAGGLVADVVFVIEGTANLGPYFEGLRKHYLLPAIEYFNGGPPAETDFGGDYGGTQYSLVVFNTVDCAPESYVQCHAPTSSAYEFVTWLDGIKFMGGGGETCSLIAEGLSTALQLFDDFKKMREQIGQTHRVCLLICNSPPYLLPAVESTTYSGYTTESLVQKIGEQGIHFSIVSPRKLPALRLLFEKAAPPAMLEPLQPPTDVSQDPRHMVLVRGLVLPVGGGSAPGPLQPKQPVPLPPAPPSGASLSAAPQQPLPPVPQQYQVPGNLSAAQVAAQNAVEAAKNQKAGLGPRFSPINPLQQAAPGVGPPFSQAPAPPLPPGPPGAPKPPPASQASLVSTVAPGPGLAPPAQPGAPSMAGTVAPGGVSGPSPAQLGAPALGGQQSVSNKLLAWSGVLEWQEKPKPASVDANTKLTRSLPCQVYVNHGENLKTEQWPQKLIMQLIPQQLLTTLGPLFRNSRMVQFHFTNKDLESLKGLYRIMGNGFAGCVHFPHTAPCEVRVLMLLYSSKKKIFMGLIPYDQSGFVNGIRQVITNHKQVQQQKLEQQRGMGAQQAPPGLGPILEDQARPSQNLLQLRPPQPQPQGTVGASAASGQPQPQGAAQAPPGAPQGPPGAAPGPPPPGPILRPQNPGANPQLRSLLLNPPPPQTGVPPPQASLHHLQPPGAPALLPPPHQGLGQPQLGPPLLHPPPAQSWPAQLPPRAPLPGQMLLSGGPRGPVPQPGLQPSVMEDDILMDLI
- the MED25 gene encoding mediator of RNA polymerase II transcription subunit 25 isoform X1, giving the protein MVPGSEGPARAGGLVADVVFVIEGTANLGPYFEGLRKHYLLPAIEYFNGGPPAETDFGGDYGGTQYSLVVFNTVDCAPESYVQCHAPTSSAYEFVTWLDGIKFMGGGGETCSLIAEGLSTALQLFDDFKKMREQIGQTHRVCLLICNSPPYLLPAVESTTYSGYTTESLVQKIGEQGIHFSIVSPRKLPALRLLFEKAAPPAMLEPLQPPTDVSQDPRHMVLVRGLVLPVGGGSAPGPLQPKQPVPLPPAPPSGASLSAAPQQPLPPVPQQYQVPGNLSAAQVAAQNAVEAAKNQKAGLGPRFSPINPLQQAAPGVGPPFSQAPAPPLPPGPPGAPKPPPASQASLVSTVAPGPGLAPPAQPGAPSMAGTVAPGGVSGPSPAQLGAPALGGQQSVSNKLLAWSGVLEWQEKPKPASVDANTKLTRSLPCQVYVNHGENLKTEQWPQKLIMQLIPQQLLTTLGPLFRNSRMVQFHFTNKDLESLKGLYRIMGNGFAGCVHFPHTAPCEVRVLMLLYSSKKKIFMGLIPYDQSGFVNGIRQVITNHKQVQQQKLEQQRGMGAQQAPPGLGPILEDQARPSQNLLQLRPPQPQPQGTVGASAASGQPQPQGAAQAPPGAPQGPPGAAPGPPPPGPILRPQNPGANPQLRSLLLNPPPPQTGVPPPQASLHHLQPPGAPALLPPPHQGLGQPQLGPPLLHPPPAQSWPAQLPPRAPLPVAKRKRDREGHVFREKWERAYFFVEVKSMPMCLICKKIVSVLKEYNLRRHYESKHSKSFDQYTEQTRDAILNELKKGLKRQ
- the MED25 gene encoding mediator of RNA polymerase II transcription subunit 25 isoform X4, yielding MVVLLLRRTSGETFMGGGGETCSLIAEGLSTALQLFDDFKKMREQIGQTHRVCLLICNSPPYLLPAVESTTYSGYTTESLVQKIGEQGIHFSIVSPRKLPALRLLFEKAAPPAMLEPLQPPTDVSQDPRHMVLVRGLVLPVGGGSAPGPLQPKQPVPLPPAPPSGASLSAAPQQPLPPVPQQYQVPGNLSAAQVAAQNAVEAAKNQKAGLGPRFSPINPLQQAAPGVGPPFSQAPAPPLPPGPPGAPKPPPASQASLVSTVAPGPGLAPPAQPGAPSMAGTVAPGGVSGPSPAQLGAPALGGQQSVSNKLLAWSGVLEWQEKPKPASVDANTKLTRSLPCQVYVNHGENLKTEQWPQKLIMQLIPQQLLTTLGPLFRNSRMVQFHFTNKDLESLKGLYRIMGNGFAGCVHFPHTAPCEVRVLMLLYSSKKKIFMGLIPYDQSGFVNGIRQVITNHKQVQQQKLEQQRGMGAQQAPPGLGPILEDQARPSQNLLQLRPPQPQPQGTVGASAASGQPQPQGAAQAPPGAPQGPPGAAPGPPPPGPILRPQNPGANPQLRSLLLNPPPPQTGVPPPQASLHHLQPPGAPALLPPPHQGLGQPQLGPPLLHPPPAQSWPAQLPPRAPLPVAKRKRDREGHVFREKWERAYFFVEVKSMPMCLICKKIVSVLKEYNLRRHYESKHSKSFDQYTEQTRDAILNELKKGLKRQ